aaactgctttaaggagacagttttccGGACTCGAtattaaatccaatctctgtttgttttctcaaacccttctactaatttaattgttaattcttatatgcttatgtaATTTAAGAATTAACAGTGTTCTtttgaattagttatatattcaatatatataataatgtctgTATCCTACAAGATTGCTAACCTGTTTAACCTGAgcattaaatattttaaattaaaatatgaaCGATTTTCTCACTTACATGTCATAAgtattagatttaattatttgacttttataaaacttttaaaatattaatttatttaatagtttatattatatatatatgtgtgtagaTGCTGTTGGATTTTTCCCAATTAAGTCTTGAATTCAGATCGGGTTTGGAACGATTGAGGGTTGCGAGGTCAAGCATCATTTCTGTATAACTAATATATAAATTCATATCTAAACTATTTCGAGTCTAAAAAAAGATCCAGATTCAGAACCAAATCCAAAAATTTGGTTCTGGAAAATTCAAAGGAATCAGACGATTTGGATAAAATTTCTATCCTTATGATCAATCTTAAACTAATGATTAATTATATTTTTGCCCCATTTTTAAGGTTCCTCAACATTTTATTAGCAACATTTTCAAATAAAATTCTTGACTTTTTCTAAACATTCTCGATCGATTTTTAAGAAAATATCTTGCagatttaattttaaaatgtgattaattaatatGTATTAATTTAAAATGATAAATAAATCTATAATATATTCAATATTTCTCTAATAATAATAAACAATTAACCATTCGTAAATCCTAATGATATCAATTCTAAATATTTAGTTTTAAGACCTCGACAATTTTATAGTATTTCCTCCATCTTATTTTAATAGTccaatttataaataattttcaaaatatttgtaaTGTTCACCATTCCatgtaaattttataattttattattgacTAAATTAAGTGACAAGATCATACTCATAAATATAATTGCATAAAAATTTAAAATGCACAATATTGTGTGTGTGTATTTGTATATACTTACTTATCTCTTGAAATATGTGTAATTAATATAGTAAGATATGAAAGCTACTTTTAAGTTATATATTATTGTGTGAAAAtgagaaaaaaaataatatattattttcttAATATGTGTTAAATTTGTAATTTGAAATATTAAAATAGGACGGAGGAGTATATTTTAGAGCTTGGTTGAATTACGAGACCGTCATATAAAGCAACCCTTTATTCTACAAATATAGAAAACGGCACGTGAGTAGTGGAAACGGTGAGGCATGTGAGACAGTCGGTTGGTGGCGGTTAGTAAAAAATAGTGGTAGTATTGGAGTTGCTAGTAAAAAAGATAAAAAACAACCTAATCAAGGTCAAAAAGGAAGCGGGGTTAATTTGACGGCGTTAAATTAAACGTCAAATAGAATTaattggggggggggggggagtCTATAAAAGAAGCCGTTAAGCTGGTTCTGCATCTTTCACTTCAACCAGTATCCACTTCTCCCCCCTGTTTTTCCACTACTCTGtcgctctctctctctttacATTACTTTTTCCCTCCTTGTGGTTGTAGATCCACTTTTTTTTTTATAGAGAGAGATAACATTACTTGTACTTATAAACgtacatttatatatatactgAGAGAGAAGAAGGTTACTGAGAAAGTGGATAACTTACTGACGATGGCGGTTTCTAAAAACATGATCTGTCTTTCTGCATTGCTGCTTCTCTTGCTCTTCGTCGGAGCTAAGGCCATTCTCAACAACTCCGGTGATCTCCATTCTATCAAgttcgtctctctctctctccccccccttTTAAGATTACACATGCTCTGTTTTTAGCTCTAGGATCATTACAACACAGCTTACTCGAGCTAATTTATTGAGCATTTTTACCACAATTTCAATTTTTAGCTCTATTTTACAAAATTGTTTACAATTAATCAGCTAAATTATAGACATTAGCAACTCAATAATGCATTTAATGGTACAAATTTGACCTCGTTTTTACATTCTCCAGGACTGATGAGAAAGCAGAGTTACAAAACTCAGTCAACTCGTCAATGGCGCCAAGGTAATTGTACCGAGTCGACTCACTCCCCTCCTACATTATTCCACACTACTCCCAAACGTTTGATCACTTGCTTAATAAAACCACAAATAAATCGTAGCTGTTGATTCCACAATATTCTCATAGAAATAGATACGTGGTAGTGTATGTATAGATCTGACCGTTATGTTAGTTCTTCGGATTCCTATTTGCCGTTTACTGTTAGTATCACTGAAACAAAAGTCCGCATTGGGTCTCACATTATATTTCCATATTTACCCCTACAAAACCACTTTTATTCTAATTTTATACACTATTTTAAGGGTATTTAAGTCATTTAgcttctcactctcactctctaGATAGTTTCTCTCTCTAGAAGGTAGTTTTTAGTTAACTTGCATTGTAAATCCCAAGAAACACTTTTTTACAAATGTCTAGAATGTGAAGAGTACTGTATTCTCTTCTTCTATCTCGAGCTTTGTGTGTATTTGCACTTACATTTTGTACTTTCTTGTATACTTGTCTGTATATTTTGTTATCGTGCGAAAAGGGTTTTTTTGTTTCTCGGTTTTGGGTCGGGTTTTTTTACCCAAATGGGTTTATTGCACAATGAGCTTAGACTTGAAGTAAATGGGTTTGTTGGCTTATTGTTCGGTTATTTATGGGGTGTTTGTTGGTTTGGTGATGAATTATATTGACTATTAATTTGTGTTTTATAATTTATATGTTTTAGGTTGGAAGATGATGATGGTGAGAGCTTAAATGAGCATGCTGTTTCTAACCCAGATGAGGTTGCTTCAATGGTTGACATGTAAGAAACCCCCCCCTCTAATCTAAGTACGTATGATGTGTATGTAATATCTTGGAGTATCTCACTTTGTCATTTTCATGTTTTTTCTGCTACATTTATGTTTAAACAATGCACTATAAAATTTGGTATTAAGAGAAATCAAGAGTGATGTTTAAATTAAAGAAGAAATAATAATGTTTTTATCTGCTACATTCTTCTGCAATTGTAAATCTTGCTTGTTAGGTTCAATCACATGGGGGCTTCTGTAATCCATATCTTAGACATTAAATTCTTTcattctctctttcttttctgtTTTTTTATAACCCCACCAACCATGtgttattattaatttgataatGACAGAGATGTGAAAATAGTTTTATTTTACTCTGCTATAAGCTCATGCTCACCTTCTGTTCCACTATAACAACCTTGTATTTATATATCTAGAATTAGAAAATAAAGAATGATCTTTTTATGTTTTGGTCACAACTTACCATTGTAATAAAAGTTTGGAATCATCTGTTGCTGATAATTTACATACATGATTTCATTTATTGTATTGAGTTTGCTTTTCTCAATCATGTGAATGTTTGTTAAATGTAGCACATTTGTGAGGTTAGCACTGTTGTTTACACAAGTatgtaaaaatatgaatttctgaTAAGCAGATGATGCTTGTCCAATGTGTGCATAAAAGTCATCTTATCTTTCCTATGCATCCTTTAGTATGTCCCATGGCAGCATCAACCATGTGGGAAGAAAATAAGAAAAGTAGGCACCTTCAACTGTACGATGCTTCCATTAGCTTCTAATAAACCAATTGTATTTGTCCCATTAAACAGGGAAGACCATGCTTTCCTTTAGTATGAGGACGGATTAGTTTGTTTTGTTTCTACCTTTTTCAGAAATAGTTAATTCAACCGACACAGTTTACAATTACATAGCAAAATTTGTTCCATTTCATCTTTGTAAAGGGTTAATAATAGGGAAACTAATTATCTCTAGTGGCAATTTAATATCTTAAGGCCTTTCAGAAACTTGGTATGATCTGTAATATGTGCTTGTTTTGGTATAAAAATCTACCACGATTAAGCTAATCGTATTCTTAAATAATGTTTAAACACATTTTAAACTTCTATTTATTATATTACAGGAGCATCAGAAACAGTACTGAGCGGAGGAAATTGGGATTTTTTTCCTGTGGAACTGGTAATCCCATTGATGATTGTTGGCGTTGTGACTCTAACTGGCATCGCAACCGCAAGAGGCTTGCTGACTGTGGCATTGGTTTTGGCCGAAATGCCATTGGAGGTCGTGATGGTCGCTTCTATGTTGTCACAGATTCCCGTGATGATGACCCTGTTAACCCTAGACCTGGTACGCTCCGCCATGCTGTTATCCAGGACAGGCCCCTTTGGATTGTGTTTAAGCGCGACATGGTGATACAATTGAAGCAGGAGCTTATCATGAATAGCTTCAAGACAATTGATGGTAGAGGGGTGAATGTCCATATTGCTAATGGAGGGTGCATCACCATCCAGTTTGTAACTAATGTTATAATTCATGGTCTGCATATTCATGACTGCAAACCCACTGGCAATGCTATGGTGAGGAGTTCCCCAACTCATTTTGGCTGGAGGACGATGGCTGATGGTGATGCCATTTCCATCTTTGGATCAAGCCACGTCTGGGTTGATCATAATTCACTATCTAACTGCGCAGATGGTCTTGTTGATGCTGTCATGGGCTCAACTGCCATTACAGTTTCCAATAATCATTTCACCCACCACAATGAGGTGCATTTATTTCTCTAACCATTTAAACATAGTCTTTCTAGCTGACTCATTTAATTGGAAGTGCTAAATTTGTTATGTGAATTAGGTTATGCTGTTGGGTCACAGTGATTCCTATATGAGGGACAAGCAAATGCAAGTTACAATCGCATATAACCATTTTGGAGAGGGTCTTATTCAAAGGATGCCTAGGTAACATATAATTTCCAAACAAATAATTCTTATTTCTAGTATCTGATTATGACAGTATTAAACAATTAGGAAAATATTCTACTGTAAGCATAGTTCATATATTATGGGATTCAAAAGATGATCTTGACTCTAATTCTCTAGACCAGTTTCCTTTTATTTTCTCTTAACTGATATCGTATGATAACTGTAGCTAATTTGAAAAGTGACTTTCTGTAATACAAAATTACAACTACATTGATAAACATTGCAGATGCAGACACGGTTATTTCCATGTAGTTAACAATGACTATACTCACTGGGAGATGTATGCAATTGGTGGAAGTGCAAGCCCTACCATTAACAGCCAAGGAAACAGATACTTAGCCCCTGCTAATCCTTTTGCAAAGGAGGTATGTCTATCATATGTTCCATGTCCAGTTTTGTTTTCTTATATGAAATTAAAAATATGTTACTTGGCTAGAGGagagttaataataataatagcaaTTGTTAAATGATTTTCTTAAATATGCTTGGGCAGGTGACAAAGCGAGTGGAGACACCTATTGGTCACTGGAAGGGTTGGAATTGGCGATCAGAAGGAGACTTGTTACTTAATGGAGCCTACTTCACTCCATCTGGAGCAGGATCTACATCTAGCTATGCCAGAGCTTCAAGCTTAGGGGCAAAATCTTCTTCCATGGTCGGCACAATCACTTCTGGAGCTGGTGTTCTTGGCTGTCGCAGAGGCCACCAGTGCTAGCGAACAACCCAAATAGTTATATAAAaaagtttttttttcttttttctttcacTCCTTTTAAGTCTTTCTGGATTTCCCTTGCCATTTTCATTTTTACTATTAAAAATCTCCGCACCGACCTAAATTTTCATATTCTACACCATATCCGGTCTTCATTATTGCGTTTTGGCAAGTGTACAATTTACACATGTCAATGATTTATCCTCCCATATCCTCCTTCCCACCATGGTTGTGCAACCTCGGCCTGCTCTAACTGAAAAAAATTCCATTTAAGAAGTAGGTGCAGAAGTGTTGTTCATCATTCTCTCCCTTTCATTTTCAGCCTATAAACCTCATGCATTTCCCTCTTCCTTGCCACTACTACTACCACTATTACCATTGGACTGCCTACTCACCTTACATATCCCGTAGTTTGGCATTTACATTATACTGTGTTGGCAATTTGGTTTTTAGGAACAGAATGAGTTTGTAATTTGTCTTTTGTTAGTTTTTTTAAGTCATACGTACAAGTTATATAAGTGTGAATGTCAAGACTCTGCCATTGAGAAAAAAGAGCTTTGGTAATAGATGCTGCTGCATAGTCTGCTTACTCTCTTCTTGTGATCTTAACAATCAAAACATTTTgttcagttgatgatatccttaTGATTGTATATGCAATTCCCCCGTTTTAAAGTCTTTAGTATATAAAAACCTGTTAAGATAGTCTGTGTGTAATATTGTAATTGTACATTAGTTACAGTTTCAATCTGCGTGTGTGAACAATTATGCCAATTTCAGTATACTCTGATTCTTGGTTATATTGCAGTATATTTGCAGTAGCTTGAGGATGTAAGTTGTGCGGATACTGGATAGTTAAAGTCACTACTCACTTTTACCCTTATTTTGAATAATGAGAGTTAGCTGGGAAACTCCTTTTGCTTTTTTCACCATTCCCGCTTGAAACTGTGAAGACCAAAAAGAAGTGTCAAACATATAAATTTACCATCAACATGTGTTGTTCAAACTTCAAAGGCACCTAGTGATCAGCTTTTTCACCTTTTTACCCCCCGGTTGAGGAATTTAAACTTTAGGCCCTAATTAATAGAAGTTGCAGTTAGTCGCTAATTTGATGGTGAGAATGAGGGGGTGAGGGAACAAAAAACTAAATCATGTGTAATATGGGCCATGTGCCATGATGTTATGCCTTCCTCTCTCCCTACTACTACTCATCATTGGGTCCTCCCTCTTTTCATTTTACCAAACTTTTGCACATGCATACTTTGATCATTCAGCATTCAGGTGTGACAGCAATAACTGTAACTAACAATATTAGCTACTGATAAGACTTTCATACTCTGTTGACAGTTTTCATCAAATGTTTGTTGTACCAAAATTTACCAAGAAAAGTTTAATGGAGATTGGTATGGTTGTTGATCTAATGTAGTAGTTGACTTCATTATGTCTTAACAAATTTATAAGAGGTTATATGGAGTCATCCAACTAGAACATAATTAGATTTGCAGAACTAATTGTAAGTGTGTTGGGGGAGGATGAAATTGCTAGGAGGAGGTTGTACACAGTGGCTGAACTTGAATTTTATAAAAACCCGggctaaaataatttaataaataaaataatcgTAATACTACTATATTTCTTTGTAATTTTTTGTATTAGTACGGAATTTTTTATTGATCTTAGGAGGTTAAACGGGGCTTGATCCTGGGTTGCTTCCCCTTGTACTTTTCTTTTCTGATGATTGATTACACACTGGCATTGTATCATGGGTCGAACTCTCGACTTCAAGGGAGACAAGAGCTCAATCGTTGCACCGATTCTTCTCGTATATCTTGTACAAGTCAACTAGTTTAAAATTTAGAGTGATTTAGAATAAGGGGGAGTGTGTAGTAGGAGGTAAATGCAGTAATTAGACAATTTTCAAGACTCGAAGGAAGAAATGTGCATGATGATCAATGGAAGCAGTACAGTCAAAGTAAAGTATATTGACACGAGTACAGCAGAGCTACGTTGTATCTTGTATCAGTACCCAGATTCTCTACAAATCTTTTAACTTAAATTCACTGTAAAATCTCGACTAGCTTGACTTTGTGGAACAACTTGGATATGTACATCGCTCATGCAAGAATCCAGACAGTAGACTCTTGAATTCCCTACTTGATTGATATAATGATATTACTGTACACAAGATTATAAGATTCGGTCTAATGTACCAGTTTTCTATGCCCTGTCCATATGTTCTGTAACACTAACAACTAACAAGTCCATATGTTAGATGACTTTGATTTTTGTACATGACATAGGGGGTTTCTTGTTTCACTTCATATGAAAACTGATTTAATTCAAACTCAGATTGATTTTACTGGTCGTGACAGTCGAATACATCTTTCACAGACTTGTTACTTGCAACCTTTCTTGTTAGACTAGTTATGCATCTTAACCAGCAGTACGCCAGTACCCCTTTCGATACTATGCTTTTTACTTATTCATCACTTTGACCATTTACTAACCACTGAATGGAACAGATAAGAGTGGACAAATGTGAAAAAAACAGTCATTGATTGTTTCATTTCGGTAATGTCCGACTGTCCGTACGAGTCAAAAATCAACCTGACCAATTAGTGATAGAAAAATAGCTAAACGAGTTATGGATAAAAATGCATCCGAACCATCGACACCATTACGGAAACGAACATGTTGGTGAATAGGACTAGCGAGTTTGACTCGTTTAAGATAGACTTTGATTCTTTTACTAATAGTATTCGGGCTCCGGGTTCAACCTCAAAGGCCCAAAAGAAGTGGCGTTCTGgggtaatttttttatttttttgcttTTTTCTCTTTCCTTCCAGATTGAATTGCAGTTGTGTTGAATTGTGGTTAAGTGTTTGTAAGTGGGAAATATGTAATGGAGACCTAATTTTGAGTCTTCATATTAAAttggaaaaaaaattattttggtgtAATTTTTTTCGTTGGGTAGTCATGCAAGcctatttataataaataatttttgttttttttttttaaaaagtgtATGTATGACTTTTTGTGCCCTCAAAAAGGGTAGTTTGGTAGTCGACAACGAAAATATTCAATGAAGACCTAGTTTTGTGTCTTAATATTAAATTGGAAAAAAGCATTTTAGTGTATTTTTTTTATTGGGGAGTCATGCAAGCCTATTTATAGTATGTAatatttgtatttttttaaaaaaagtgtATATATGACCTTTTGTGACTTCAAAAAAGGGTACCTTGGGAGTTGGCAAAGAAATGTTTTTATGAAAGGGTAGTTTGTATTTTTTTTGCTGTTATAGAAGACAATAACATCTTTTAGTAAAAGTAACAAGATAAAATCGACTTGTCAACTTTTAGAAGTCcgaattttcagaaaaatatgAAAAGTTAAAAGAAGTACTGTGTTTACGTAAAGGAAATGCAGATTTCCTAAATTCACGGGAGTAGGCACATGcaaatttt
This genomic interval from Apium graveolens cultivar Ventura chromosome 8, ASM990537v1, whole genome shotgun sequence contains the following:
- the LOC141677357 gene encoding putative pectate lyase 8: MAVSKNMICLSALLLLLLFVGAKAILNNSGDLHSIKTDEKAELQNSVNSSMAPRLEDDDGESLNEHAVSNPDEVASMVDMSIRNSTERRKLGFFSCGTGNPIDDCWRCDSNWHRNRKRLADCGIGFGRNAIGGRDGRFYVVTDSRDDDPVNPRPGTLRHAVIQDRPLWIVFKRDMVIQLKQELIMNSFKTIDGRGVNVHIANGGCITIQFVTNVIIHGLHIHDCKPTGNAMVRSSPTHFGWRTMADGDAISIFGSSHVWVDHNSLSNCADGLVDAVMGSTAITVSNNHFTHHNEVMLLGHSDSYMRDKQMQVTIAYNHFGEGLIQRMPRCRHGYFHVVNNDYTHWEMYAIGGSASPTINSQGNRYLAPANPFAKEVTKRVETPIGHWKGWNWRSEGDLLLNGAYFTPSGAGSTSSYARASSLGAKSSSMVGTITSGAGVLGCRRGHQC